The following proteins are encoded in a genomic region of Cyclonatronum proteinivorum:
- the tig gene encoding trigger factor produces MNITAEDISAVDKKIIVEADQTDLAPRIEQSLRDYRKKMDIPGFRPGKAPMGLIKKRIGKAVEQEQVDEYIQEIFTTKIFPEYNPVGEPKVLSNTYEDGKLRLEFEIGIKPTYELTDLSTISVDKLVHDVTDEEVEKEFQANLRRSGEWTETEDAITADNRITIDVVKLDSEGNETDDSDKDLTLDLQNKENEEYLTQLSGKKAGDEVTLHLMASEAETVQYKATVKKVESFRMPELNEEFFRNGSRGEASTEEEFRSFLKSQIQNYFDSTADDLLRDKIATALIKAHDFQVPSSIYTEVLNSRIEKQRDQETKELPEDFDREAFEQENKDSIIDEARWSFIVGDLLDKYPDTEIKPEDVDGFFETEAAKMGLPAEMLKNFYASQSGYLEQLRMRIRTDKLFGMLVDEVTVNELTKEAYEEKYANK; encoded by the coding sequence GTGAATATTACGGCAGAAGATATCAGCGCGGTTGACAAAAAAATTATAGTGGAAGCCGATCAGACCGATCTTGCTCCGCGCATTGAACAATCCCTCCGCGACTACCGCAAGAAAATGGATATCCCGGGTTTCCGTCCCGGTAAGGCACCTATGGGACTCATCAAAAAGCGCATTGGTAAAGCCGTTGAACAGGAGCAGGTTGATGAATACATTCAGGAAATTTTCACAACCAAAATTTTTCCGGAATACAACCCTGTCGGCGAACCCAAGGTACTCTCCAACACCTACGAAGACGGCAAGCTCCGTCTCGAGTTTGAAATCGGTATCAAGCCCACCTATGAGCTGACCGACCTCAGCACCATTAGTGTTGATAAACTCGTACACGACGTTACGGATGAAGAAGTCGAAAAAGAGTTTCAGGCAAATTTACGCCGCAGCGGCGAATGGACCGAAACCGAAGACGCCATCACCGCTGACAACCGGATTACCATTGATGTCGTGAAACTCGATTCAGAAGGAAACGAGACCGACGATTCCGATAAAGACCTGACGCTTGATCTTCAGAATAAAGAAAACGAAGAATACCTCACCCAGCTTTCCGGAAAGAAAGCCGGTGACGAAGTAACGCTCCACCTCATGGCGAGCGAAGCTGAGACCGTTCAGTACAAGGCGACGGTCAAAAAAGTTGAAAGCTTCCGTATGCCCGAGCTCAACGAAGAGTTTTTCCGCAACGGAAGCCGGGGAGAAGCCTCAACCGAAGAAGAGTTTCGCAGCTTCCTGAAGAGTCAGATTCAGAACTACTTCGACAGCACCGCTGACGACCTTCTGCGCGATAAAATCGCTACCGCACTGATTAAAGCTCATGACTTTCAAGTGCCCTCCTCCATCTACACTGAAGTCCTGAACTCACGGATTGAGAAGCAGCGCGATCAGGAAACCAAAGAACTGCCCGAAGATTTCGACCGGGAAGCATTTGAGCAGGAAAACAAGGATAGCATTATTGATGAAGCACGCTGGTCCTTCATTGTTGGTGATCTACTTGATAAATATCCTGATACCGAAATTAAACCCGAAGATGTTGACGGCTTTTTCGAAACAGAAGCCGCAAAAATGGGGCTGCCTGCAGAAATGCTTAAGAACTTTTATGCCTCCCAAAGCGGTTACCTTGAGCAGCTGCGCATGCGAATCCGCACGGATAAACTCTTCGGTATGCTTGTTGACGAAGTAACTGTGAATGAGCTCACCAAAGAAGCGTACGAAGAAAAATACGCGAACAAATAG
- the clpP gene encoding ATP-dependent Clp endopeptidase proteolytic subunit ClpP → MSGQSEVYNNLVPMVIETTSRGERAYDIYSRLLKDRIIILGTPINDAIAANIVAQILFLESEDPEKDINIYINSPGGVVSAGLAIYDTMQYVKCDVATTCIGMAASMGAVLLTAGAAGKRAVLPNARVMIHQPLGGVQGQASDIEIEAREIIRIKQSLSQIIADHSGHTVEEIIQASDRNNWMTADEAHQYGLVDKVMRRDK, encoded by the coding sequence ATGTCCGGACAAAGCGAAGTTTACAACAACCTCGTGCCCATGGTTATCGAAACCACCTCAAGGGGTGAACGCGCCTATGATATCTACTCCCGGCTTCTCAAGGATCGGATTATCATCCTGGGTACCCCCATCAATGACGCTATTGCCGCAAATATCGTAGCGCAGATTCTTTTTCTTGAATCCGAAGACCCTGAAAAAGACATCAATATTTACATCAACAGTCCCGGCGGCGTAGTCTCTGCAGGTTTGGCCATTTACGACACCATGCAGTACGTGAAATGTGATGTCGCAACAACCTGTATTGGTATGGCAGCGTCCATGGGCGCTGTTTTGCTTACCGCAGGAGCTGCCGGCAAACGTGCCGTACTTCCAAACGCCCGCGTGATGATTCATCAGCCGCTCGGCGGGGTACAGGGGCAGGCAAGCGATATCGAAATTGAAGCCCGCGAAATCATTCGTATCAAGCAGTCTCTCAGTCAGATTATTGCTGATCACTCCGGCCATACTGTCGAAGAAATCATCCAGGCCTCAGACCGGAACAACTGGATGACCGCTGATGAAGCCCATCAATACGGCCTGGTTGATAAGGTAATGCGCCGCGACAAGTAA
- the clpX gene encoding ATP-dependent Clp protease ATP-binding subunit ClpX: protein MSGKNKKERIQCSFCGRPSAQVNSMIAGPDVFICDYCVNDAAGIVAQEDTKRKKSRTANYRQTFKPVEIKAKLDEYVIGQEYAKKSLSVAVYNHYKRINNALFNASADEIQIDKSNILLLGPTGSGKTLLARTLARLIDVPITIADATALTEAGYVGEDVESILSNLLQAADYDVERAQKGIVYLDEVDKVARKSDNPSITRDVSGEGVQQALLKILEGTVANVPPKGGRKHPEQSFVKIDTTNILFICGGAFDGLADVISRRMSTSSMGFQSAEQVKFDKNNPDIFTYTEPEDLQKFGLIPELIGRLPVISGLHQLDRESLIQIMTKPKNAIVKQYQRLFEIEGVELVFEDEALEAVVERALARKTGARGLKSIMEKSMLDIMFTLPTMRNVKRCTITKATILEDAPPVYEKQKASA, encoded by the coding sequence ATGAGCGGAAAAAACAAAAAAGAACGGATTCAATGCTCGTTTTGCGGTCGTCCCTCGGCTCAGGTTAACAGTATGATTGCCGGGCCGGATGTTTTTATATGCGACTACTGCGTGAATGACGCGGCCGGAATCGTAGCACAGGAAGACACCAAACGAAAAAAATCACGCACAGCCAACTACCGTCAGACCTTTAAGCCGGTAGAGATCAAGGCCAAACTTGATGAATATGTCATTGGTCAGGAGTATGCAAAGAAATCGCTTTCTGTTGCCGTTTATAACCACTATAAGCGGATCAACAACGCGCTTTTCAATGCTTCAGCGGATGAAATACAGATCGACAAAAGCAACATTTTGCTTCTCGGCCCGACCGGCTCAGGTAAAACACTCCTCGCCCGCACCCTTGCGCGCCTCATTGATGTACCCATTACGATAGCCGACGCCACCGCCCTTACGGAAGCCGGATATGTGGGGGAAGATGTGGAAAGCATTCTGTCCAACCTCCTGCAGGCTGCCGATTATGACGTAGAACGGGCGCAGAAAGGCATTGTTTATCTCGATGAAGTTGACAAGGTTGCGCGTAAAAGCGACAACCCGAGCATAACCCGTGATGTATCCGGAGAAGGAGTGCAGCAGGCCCTTCTCAAAATTCTGGAAGGCACCGTCGCCAATGTCCCCCCCAAAGGCGGGCGCAAGCATCCCGAGCAAAGCTTCGTGAAGATAGACACAACCAATATTCTGTTTATCTGCGGTGGCGCATTCGATGGCCTCGCAGATGTTATTTCACGCCGGATGTCCACCTCTTCCATGGGCTTTCAGAGTGCCGAACAGGTGAAGTTCGATAAAAACAATCCCGACATCTTCACCTACACCGAACCCGAAGATCTGCAAAAATTCGGACTCATTCCCGAGCTTATCGGACGACTCCCCGTTATCTCGGGCCTGCATCAGCTGGATCGGGAATCGCTCATTCAGATTATGACCAAGCCCAAAAATGCCATCGTGAAACAGTATCAGCGTCTGTTTGAAATCGAAGGCGTTGAGCTTGTTTTTGAAGATGAAGCCCTCGAAGCGGTAGTAGAGCGCGCATTGGCACGTAAAACCGGGGCACGCGGACTGAAATCCATCATGGAAAAATCCATGCTCGATATCATGTTCACCCTGCCGACCATGCGAAACGTGAAGCGGTGCACCATTACCAAGGCAACCATTCTGGAAGACGCGCCGCCTGTTTATGAAAAACAGAAAGCCTCAGCCTGA
- a CDS encoding DUF721 domain-containing protein, whose translation MSYYSNKPVALKDALKTFLDQHPQRKKLKRGMILSLLPEVAGERIMQQVKDFWLKGETLFIKVENQAWRQELHYQRFSLKERLNRRVRDEVIREIVVL comes from the coding sequence ATGTCTTATTACAGCAATAAACCTGTTGCCTTAAAGGACGCGCTCAAGACTTTTTTAGACCAGCATCCGCAGCGTAAAAAACTCAAGCGCGGTATGATTTTATCCCTTTTGCCGGAAGTTGCCGGCGAACGAATCATGCAGCAGGTAAAGGATTTCTGGCTGAAAGGAGAAACCCTGTTCATCAAGGTTGAAAATCAGGCCTGGCGTCAGGAGCTGCACTATCAGCGCTTTTCTCTCAAAGAGCGGCTCAACCGCCGTGTCCGGGATGAAGTCATTCGTGAAATCGTTGTTTTATAA
- a CDS encoding YbbR-like domain-containing protein: protein MPGFFSFVVSLWERVKAASASRGVSSSANMQRTEKVLVFFVAYSIALGLWLLINLSRDFSFTQHIPLYYGAFPEDKAPVQSLPESVRATFTGEGWKLLGLSRNTQRLAVDVNETTTDLTGLIEQQITATSDIGLSRVEPARITLQLEEALTRKIPVVPNIELQTRRQFGLSRPPVISPDSVTISGARSLIQNIDSWPTESKVFRDLQAPVQASIPLQDSGELIRLSDTEVRLSASVVEFTEGETRVPVEITEGSNRPGIILSPSVLTVRYNVPVSEYAEVNRRQLFRAVIPYQEILADTTGFLHPQLIADDSEFAVSIRSAVPRRVSYFILIDE, encoded by the coding sequence ATGCCCGGTTTTTTTTCATTTGTTGTTTCGCTTTGGGAGCGGGTGAAAGCCGCTTCAGCCAGCCGGGGGGTGAGCAGCTCTGCCAACATGCAGCGCACCGAAAAAGTACTCGTCTTTTTCGTTGCTTACAGCATAGCACTTGGGCTGTGGCTCCTTATTAACCTGAGCCGGGACTTTTCCTTTACACAGCATATTCCGCTCTACTACGGTGCCTTTCCGGAAGACAAGGCGCCGGTTCAGAGCCTTCCGGAATCTGTACGGGCTACGTTTACGGGTGAAGGCTGGAAGCTACTGGGATTATCCCGAAACACGCAGCGGCTGGCCGTAGATGTTAATGAGACGACAACCGATCTCACCGGACTCATCGAACAGCAAATTACCGCGACCAGCGACATCGGCCTGAGCCGGGTCGAACCAGCCCGTATTACCCTGCAGCTTGAAGAAGCCCTGACCCGCAAAATTCCGGTTGTGCCCAATATTGAGCTTCAGACCCGGCGTCAGTTTGGCTTGTCCCGCCCGCCTGTTATCAGCCCGGATAGTGTTACCATCAGCGGAGCCCGGTCGCTCATCCAAAACATTGACAGCTGGCCCACAGAGAGCAAAGTATTCCGTGATTTACAGGCTCCCGTTCAGGCTTCCATTCCGCTTCAGGACAGCGGGGAGCTGATACGCCTGAGCGACACGGAAGTCCGTTTAAGTGCGAGCGTTGTTGAGTTTACAGAAGGTGAAACCCGCGTACCTGTTGAAATCACAGAAGGCTCAAACCGTCCGGGTATCATTCTGTCCCCCTCTGTACTTACGGTGCGCTACAATGTACCTGTCTCTGAGTATGCCGAAGTAAACCGGCGGCAGCTGTTCCGTGCGGTCATCCCCTATCAGGAAATACTGGCAGACACTACCGGTTTCCTGCACCCGCAGCTCATAGCCGATGATTCCGAATTTGCCGTAAGCATCAGATCTGCAGTACCCCGCCGGGTTTCCTATTTTATTTTGATTGATGAGTGA
- a CDS encoding 4-hydroxy-3-methylbut-2-enyl diphosphate reductase, with the protein MAKKFDIPEFYTAEIIKTVKEARQVLDPRKKNLEPVTIDFGPVQFLVPRHFGFCYGVENAIDIAYRTVEQNPDKNIYLLSEMIHNPNVNEDLKRRGVKFLFETNGEVLIPFSDLSADDIVIVPAFGTTLEIQRELEAIGINPYQYDTTCPFVEKVWKRGRQLGKKENALVIHGKHTHEETRATFSHSAAASSAVVVVLNPDEARMLAEIMLEKRPLSDFDTYFGHKSTPGFNPLQDLEKFGVINQTTMLATETQEVMDILRAAVVEKYGEDNVKKHFADTSDTLCYATNENQSATRALMEVDADLALVVGGYNSSNTTHLVELLEHKFPTYHIRDVSEMKSPEEIHHYDQWKKQVLVSQNWLPLQSERPLKIAITSGASCPDSLVDEVILKVLDYFEGTHSLEEALLPFRSEAV; encoded by the coding sequence ATGGCCAAGAAATTCGATATCCCTGAATTCTACACCGCGGAAATTATCAAAACCGTAAAAGAGGCGCGGCAGGTGCTCGATCCGCGCAAGAAAAATCTCGAGCCGGTGACCATCGATTTCGGGCCGGTGCAATTCTTGGTTCCGCGGCATTTTGGTTTCTGTTACGGTGTGGAAAATGCCATTGATATCGCGTACCGGACCGTTGAGCAAAACCCCGATAAGAATATCTACCTTCTCAGTGAGATGATTCACAATCCCAATGTGAATGAAGACCTGAAGCGGCGCGGGGTTAAGTTTCTTTTTGAAACCAACGGTGAAGTGCTCATCCCCTTTTCCGACCTTAGCGCTGATGATATCGTAATTGTGCCCGCTTTCGGAACAACCCTTGAAATTCAGCGGGAGCTGGAAGCCATCGGTATCAATCCTTATCAGTACGATACGACCTGCCCTTTTGTGGAGAAAGTCTGGAAAAGAGGTCGTCAGCTTGGGAAAAAAGAAAATGCGCTGGTGATTCACGGCAAGCATACGCATGAGGAAACCCGCGCTACTTTTTCCCACAGTGCCGCCGCTTCATCTGCAGTTGTTGTGGTGCTGAACCCGGATGAGGCCCGCATGCTCGCTGAAATCATGCTGGAGAAGCGTCCGCTTAGCGATTTCGACACGTATTTCGGGCATAAGTCAACGCCGGGCTTTAATCCGCTGCAGGATCTGGAAAAATTCGGTGTCATTAACCAAACGACCATGCTTGCTACCGAAACGCAGGAAGTCATGGATATTCTGAGGGCGGCTGTTGTCGAGAAATACGGTGAGGATAATGTGAAAAAGCACTTCGCTGACACTTCCGACACCCTATGCTACGCCACCAACGAAAACCAAAGCGCGACCCGTGCCCTTATGGAAGTGGATGCCGATCTCGCGCTGGTCGTTGGCGGCTACAACTCATCCAACACAACTCACCTTGTTGAGCTACTCGAGCACAAATTTCCGACCTATCATATAAGAGACGTATCCGAGATGAAGTCTCCCGAAGAAATTCATCACTATGATCAATGGAAAAAACAGGTGCTCGTATCTCAAAACTGGCTGCCGCTTCAGTCAGAACGACCGCTCAAAATTGCCATTACATCGGGTGCTTCCTGCCCCGATTCTCTGGTTGACGAAGTGATTCTGAAGGTGCTTGATTATTTTGAAGGAACACATTCGTTGGAAGAAGCCCTGTTGCCGTTCAGGTCGGAGGCGGTTTAG
- the smc gene encoding chromosome segregation protein SMC produces MYLSELSLHGFKSFANKTTVRFDSGITGIVGPNGCGKSNIVDALRWVLGEQRASLLRSAAMQSVIFNGTATKKALGMAEVSITIQNNRGVLPLEYTEVTISRRLFRSGDSEYLLNGSVCRLKDIVELFMDTGIGPGAYSVIELKMVEEILNDKNNDRRRLFEEAAGVTRYKEKRKQTLRKLDETIADLQRVEDILVEIRKKTRSLQLQADKARKAKDYNERLETLDLAWSKQEYDRVQQQLKPLVEQIVAAEQEKSQLEQQYTALEEELVIAGGKLTERERAAAEARRELGAVQSRYRETETTIRINREKISSEKQVILQFERDIEQAENDISGLKRSKLTAENILKEREIALTGGTEELDKFRDIFKNADLEAGELRRKVNNLAREQEALTNQINQIQSQKIRLESRIEGVDEDLARMARQKEELSEELGINSKDEALLSEQLAQQREKQQLAEAALTEIGQKREQARQRISDLKDELRILQSRLSALESERELVEQIARSHESFPGSVRFLLEENQPLTVITDLFSTQQEFAVALEAALGEARFLLVADTQDQADHAFTLLAQQNKGRAQIFVKEVLEARIRRHPQLAQGDVHPDSLAARVNCEDSLLPLRNLLLGSVFMADSVTQASAAFEEQGHEETLMFVTPEGALIRREGIIRGGGEEKNIGLRVGLKDRLSRLESKIQEQEAGIAQAHITLEKTNEELAGLDEETARKQLREAESGVRKTEQRLAAVQSERQLYARNLADIEKREEGLGTQISQTRSQLTELQPQLDDIKFRMDQVIEEQLMLRNELRQKEEARQRAQQSMNDARVKEQRLRSEAESYQREIEQAGQSITTIKERLEQRAGQARTSREKIEALRNQTEELEERLEELEVQRRKADNAWRETEEATARQRGRIRDLEEQVRQLQRKKEVNTNLLHELQIRQSKFEMAATSVSDHIWQTYGKMMEQIESSLPEETDAAEVKQEIQKLRERLRSIGEVNPLAIEEYEEEKERLDFYETQISDLHEAEQKLRQTIKEINDTANARFQDTFEQIRENFKRVFSMLFMEDDFCDLILEERSDDPLDHRIEIIAKPRGKRPSNIEQLSGGEKTLTAIALLFSIYLVKPSPFCILDEVDAPLDDANVDRFTSLIRQFSGETQFIVITHNKKTMEKAEVMYGVTMQETGVSRLVGVRLDGVQQQAG; encoded by the coding sequence ATGTATTTATCTGAGTTATCGCTTCACGGATTCAAAAGCTTCGCCAACAAAACGACGGTCCGTTTTGACAGCGGGATTACCGGAATTGTAGGCCCGAATGGCTGCGGGAAGTCGAATATCGTAGATGCCCTGCGCTGGGTTTTGGGAGAGCAGCGTGCAAGTTTGCTTCGTTCGGCAGCGATGCAGAGTGTGATTTTCAATGGTACGGCAACCAAAAAAGCGCTGGGGATGGCGGAGGTCTCCATCACTATTCAAAACAACCGCGGGGTGCTGCCGCTCGAATATACGGAAGTGACCATCAGCCGCCGTCTGTTTCGCTCCGGAGACAGCGAGTACCTTCTGAATGGCTCCGTCTGTCGCCTCAAGGACATTGTCGAACTGTTTATGGATACAGGCATTGGTCCCGGCGCTTATTCCGTGATTGAGCTGAAAATGGTGGAAGAAATCCTCAATGATAAAAACAACGACCGCCGTCGTTTGTTTGAGGAGGCCGCGGGCGTAACCCGCTATAAGGAAAAGCGCAAGCAAACCCTTCGCAAACTCGATGAGACCATCGCAGACTTGCAGCGGGTTGAAGATATTCTGGTTGAAATCCGCAAAAAAACGCGCTCCCTGCAGTTGCAGGCAGATAAAGCCCGCAAGGCCAAAGATTATAACGAACGACTGGAAACACTCGACCTGGCTTGGTCGAAGCAGGAGTACGATCGTGTTCAGCAGCAGCTTAAGCCGCTCGTGGAACAAATTGTGGCCGCGGAGCAGGAGAAGTCGCAGCTGGAACAGCAATACACAGCCCTGGAAGAAGAACTGGTTATTGCCGGCGGAAAGCTGACGGAGCGTGAGCGTGCAGCCGCGGAGGCCCGGCGTGAACTCGGTGCCGTGCAATCGCGCTATCGCGAGACCGAGACGACGATTCGGATTAACCGGGAAAAAATCAGCAGTGAAAAACAGGTCATCCTGCAGTTTGAGCGCGATATTGAGCAGGCAGAAAATGATATTTCAGGACTTAAACGGAGTAAGCTGACCGCTGAAAATATCCTGAAAGAGCGTGAAATTGCGCTAACGGGCGGCACCGAAGAGCTGGATAAATTCCGGGATATTTTTAAGAACGCCGATCTTGAAGCGGGTGAACTCCGCCGTAAAGTCAACAACCTTGCCCGCGAGCAGGAAGCGCTCACCAATCAGATCAATCAGATTCAGTCGCAGAAAATACGGCTGGAGTCACGCATTGAAGGGGTTGATGAAGATTTGGCGCGCATGGCACGGCAAAAAGAAGAACTCTCTGAGGAACTTGGCATTAACAGTAAAGACGAAGCACTTTTGTCGGAACAGTTAGCGCAGCAGCGGGAGAAACAGCAGCTGGCGGAAGCGGCTCTGACGGAGATCGGGCAGAAGCGGGAGCAGGCGCGGCAGCGCATTAGCGACCTGAAAGATGAGCTTCGGATCCTGCAAAGCCGGCTATCAGCCCTGGAATCTGAGCGGGAACTGGTAGAACAGATTGCCCGCTCTCACGAGTCTTTTCCCGGCAGCGTGCGCTTCCTTTTGGAAGAAAATCAGCCGCTTACCGTAATTACGGATTTGTTTTCGACGCAGCAGGAATTTGCCGTTGCCCTGGAAGCAGCGCTCGGAGAAGCCCGTTTCTTGCTGGTTGCGGATACGCAGGATCAGGCGGACCATGCATTTACCTTACTCGCACAGCAAAACAAAGGTCGTGCCCAAATTTTTGTAAAGGAGGTGCTTGAAGCGCGGATCAGGCGTCATCCGCAGTTGGCTCAGGGCGATGTACATCCCGATTCTCTCGCGGCGCGTGTGAACTGTGAGGACAGCCTTCTCCCGCTGCGCAACCTGTTACTGGGCTCCGTTTTTATGGCGGATTCCGTGACGCAGGCAAGTGCTGCGTTTGAGGAGCAGGGGCATGAAGAGACCCTGATGTTTGTGACGCCCGAAGGAGCACTCATCCGTCGGGAGGGTATCATCCGGGGCGGAGGGGAAGAAAAAAATATCGGGCTTCGGGTAGGACTCAAAGACCGCTTGTCACGCCTGGAATCAAAAATTCAGGAGCAGGAAGCCGGCATTGCGCAGGCACACATCACCCTGGAAAAAACAAACGAAGAACTTGCCGGGCTGGATGAAGAAACGGCGCGTAAACAGCTTCGGGAGGCTGAAAGCGGCGTCCGTAAAACCGAGCAGCGACTGGCAGCTGTACAGTCTGAAAGACAGCTTTATGCGCGCAATCTTGCTGATATTGAGAAGCGGGAAGAAGGGCTCGGTACGCAGATCAGTCAGACCCGTTCACAGCTCACCGAGCTTCAGCCGCAGCTGGATGACATCAAGTTCCGCATGGATCAGGTGATTGAAGAGCAACTGATGCTGCGCAATGAGCTCCGGCAGAAAGAGGAGGCCCGGCAGCGGGCGCAGCAGTCTATGAACGACGCACGGGTGAAGGAACAGCGTTTGCGTTCAGAAGCCGAGAGCTATCAGCGTGAGATTGAGCAGGCCGGACAATCCATCACTACGATCAAAGAGCGGCTCGAACAGCGTGCCGGACAGGCACGCACAAGCCGGGAAAAAATTGAAGCCCTGCGGAATCAGACGGAGGAACTCGAAGAACGCCTTGAAGAACTTGAAGTGCAGCGCCGTAAAGCCGACAATGCCTGGCGCGAGACGGAAGAAGCAACCGCCCGGCAGCGCGGTCGCATTCGTGATCTGGAAGAACAGGTGCGGCAGCTGCAGCGCAAAAAAGAGGTAAATACCAACCTGTTGCACGAGCTGCAGATCCGGCAGTCGAAATTCGAAATGGCTGCAACATCCGTAAGCGATCACATCTGGCAGACCTACGGGAAGATGATGGAGCAGATTGAGAGCAGCCTTCCGGAAGAAACCGATGCAGCGGAAGTAAAGCAGGAAATTCAGAAACTGCGCGAGCGGCTGCGTTCGATCGGGGAGGTGAATCCGCTGGCTATTGAGGAATACGAAGAGGAAAAAGAACGCCTGGATTTTTACGAAACTCAAATCAGCGACCTGCATGAGGCCGAGCAGAAGCTCAGGCAAACCATTAAGGAAATCAACGACACGGCCAATGCGCGTTTTCAGGATACGTTTGAGCAGATTCGGGAGAATTTCAAACGCGTTTTCAGCATGCTGTTTATGGAGGATGATTTCTGCGATCTCATTCTCGAAGAGCGTTCAGACGACCCCCTTGATCACCGTATCGAAATTATAGCCAAGCCCAGGGGCAAGCGGCCTTCCAATATTGAACAGCTTTCGGGGGGTGAAAAAACGCTCACTGCGATTGCACTGTTGTTTTCAATCTATCTCGTGAAACCTTCCCCCTTCTGTATTCTTGATGAAGTTGATGCTCCGCTCGATGATGCCAATGTTGATCGGTTTACCAGTCTCATCCGGCAGTTCAGCGGGGAGACGCAGTTTATTGTGATTACCCACAACAAAAAAACCATGGAAAAGGCAGAAGTCATGTACGGGGTAACCATGCAGGAAACGGGTGTAAGTCGTCTCGTTGGGGTGCGGCTTGACGGGGTTCAGCAGCAGGCCGGCTGA
- the frr gene encoding ribosome recycling factor, producing the protein MILPELEPIIEEAKMEMELSVDFLKREFNHIRAGKANPSLLDGIRVDYYGSQTPINQVANVSAPEPRLLVIQPWEKGMIQPIERAIQASNLGLNPQNDGQLIRIPLPVLTEERRLQLVKIARDTTEKARVSIRNARRDANDAIKKKVKSDSLPEDSRFASEEEIQNYTDEYTKQVEELLKQKEQEITSI; encoded by the coding sequence ATGATTTTACCTGAATTAGAACCAATCATCGAAGAAGCTAAAATGGAAATGGAGCTCTCCGTTGATTTCCTGAAGCGGGAGTTTAACCATATACGCGCGGGCAAGGCCAACCCTTCTTTGCTTGACGGCATCCGCGTTGATTATTACGGGAGTCAGACGCCGATTAATCAGGTGGCTAATGTCTCAGCTCCCGAGCCCCGTTTGCTGGTTATTCAGCCCTGGGAAAAAGGCATGATTCAGCCTATTGAGCGTGCCATTCAGGCGTCTAATCTGGGACTCAATCCTCAGAATGACGGGCAACTTATCCGTATTCCGCTTCCGGTGCTTACCGAAGAGCGCCGCTTGCAGCTGGTGAAAATTGCGCGTGATACCACCGAAAAAGCACGGGTTAGTATCCGTAATGCCCGTCGCGATGCAAATGATGCAATCAAGAAAAAAGTAAAATCCGACTCGCTCCCGGAAGACTCCCGTTTTGCTTCTGAAGAAGAAATTCAGAACTATACCGATGAATACACCAAGCAGGTGGAAGAGTTGCTCAAGCAGAAAGAGCAGGAAATTACGAGTATTTAA
- the pyrH gene encoding UMP kinase, whose amino-acid sequence MMYKRILLKLSGEALLGEQGHGIDGKVLEAFADEIRLVHEQGVQVAIVIGGGNIFRGMKAATFGMDRVQGDYMGMLATMINSMALQDALEQKGVPTRLQSAIRMEQIAEPFIRRRAVRHLEKGRVVIFGAGTGNPYFTTDTAGSLRAIEIEADVILKGTRVDGVYDKDPEKNPDAIKFDKITGDEVLSRRLSVMDLTAFTLCRDNRTNIIVFNMGKPGNLLKVIQKEPVGTLVEWDY is encoded by the coding sequence ATTATGTATAAGCGAATTTTATTAAAACTCAGCGGCGAAGCCTTGCTGGGAGAACAAGGACATGGAATAGACGGCAAGGTACTGGAAGCATTTGCCGATGAAATCAGGCTCGTGCACGAGCAGGGCGTTCAGGTAGCCATCGTAATTGGCGGCGGAAATATTTTCAGAGGCATGAAAGCCGCAACCTTCGGGATGGACCGGGTGCAGGGGGACTACATGGGAATGCTTGCTACGATGATTAACAGCATGGCCTTGCAGGATGCCCTCGAGCAGAAAGGTGTGCCGACCCGGCTGCAGTCAGCAATCCGTATGGAGCAGATCGCCGAACCCTTTATTCGCCGCCGTGCTGTGCGACATCTTGAAAAAGGACGTGTAGTTATTTTCGGAGCCGGTACCGGTAACCCCTACTTCACAACGGATACCGCAGGCTCACTCCGCGCCATTGAAATTGAGGCAGATGTCATCCTGAAAGGGACCCGCGTTGACGGCGTTTATGACAAAGACCCTGAGAAAAATCCGGATGCCATCAAATTCGACAAAATAACCGGTGATGAAGTGCTCAGCCGCAGGCTGTCCGTCATGGACCTGACGGCATTCACACTCTGCCGCGACAATCGCACGAATATCATCGTGTTTAACATGGGCAAGCCGGGTAATCTTCTCAAAGTAATCCAAAAAGAACCGGTTGGCACGCTCGTGGAATGGGATTATTAA